TGACGTTGGTGCTATGTGGCGCATTGGCCGGATTAAGCAGAACGCCGGGAAGGGCTTTTGGAATCCTTGGGAGCAATGCTGTTCTACATCTTGTTCTTGATGCGATACAGATCAAATGGGCCAACGGGGTTCATCTTGTCGCCCCGTTTTCATGGGTGCTATGCAATGTCGGGTGGTTTTGGCCGGAAAGTCTTCCGACATATCTTCTCACTGGGTTTGGCTTGGGTTACGTGTTTTGGCGATGGAAAGAGGCTCTCGCCGAACCATTGAGCCTGGCCACATTTTCGACCTATAGGATCGGGCTTTGTCTCATAGGACTCACTGTATACTTGATGGCCCCCTTTGTTTTTCTTCACGAGCCCTTCATGCACGACAATCATTATGTCCGAACGTTTCAAGAGAGGAATCATCGTATTGATCGCCCCGTGGAAGCTGATAGACGTCCTTATACAAAAGGCGTCAAAAACGACGTGATCAATGTTTTCGGAGAAGATTTCGTCGTGCGGGGGGCACAATTAGCTCAATCGGGAATGGCATCAATTCGCGGTCGCTTTGTCCAAGAACAGGTCATTGAGGTCTGGGACATTCATGCGCATTCTACCTGGTTCAGAGAATGGAGTAGTTGTGTCGGGATCTTCGCGGTCGGAAGCATATGGCTTATCGTGATCATTCGACATCTACGAATGATCACCCAGAAAACGCATGGGGCATCCAGACGATCACAAAAGGAGGGGCATGTGAGACATCATTGAAAGGGCCTGCATGTTTTACGATTGAGGATGAGACTGTATGATAGGTGAACTGAAAGAATTTTACCGTCGATTTCATGTAGGCACGTAACGCAAGATCATCAAAAACGTTTCTCGCCCCGTCTTCTGATGGAATTACATTATCAGATCTCCTTTGGCTATCCCTACTTATAGCGTTTATCGAACTCTTTCACGACTTCACTCGTAATGTCCAAACCACGTTGCGCGTAAAGGACAATCTTCAATGTCGTTTCACTCCCTTTATCGATGACAAGCGTAAAACCATGACGTTGGGCTACGACGGCGGTAGCGGCTTCGATTTTCTTCATATATTCCTGAACGAGTTCTTTTTGCTTTTGGCCGAGCTCTTGTTGGTATTCTTGCCCTCGTTTTTGAAAATCTTGGAATTTTCGCGTAAAGACCTCTTGTTTTGACTTAAGGCTCTTATCATTAGTCGATTGGAGTTTTCGCAACTCTGTTTGGAGATCTTCCAACTCTTTTTGGTCAGCCTTTAGCACATTTTCTCGTGCTTGTGCATGTTCCTTCAATGTAGCGAGTGCCCGACTCCCGGCTTTTGATTTTTCAATGACGGCTTGAGGATCGATGATGGCAATCTTAGAGGTCTCTTTTGCCAATGCCAGGGAGGTTGAACTAAAAAGTAGAATGCCAAGACACAGAAGGGTCATGATGTTTGCTGTTATCCGACGAATGGGTTGCATTGACGCGCTAAGCCTCCTCATGATGATATTCTCCAGAGAAATGTAAATGGGTTCGAAAGCCGTTCGTGATCTACGTGAGAGGTAATGCTCGCAGTACTTGGATTTCTTAGTATGCGAGAACTTCTCGAAGAGCAGCCCGCGTGACTATTGACTGACCTGAGGTTAACTAGGGCTATCGTTCGTGTCAAGAGTGCTTCGAATATCTCTACTTTACCATGATGAAACTGGGAATACGAGTGTAGATCTTATGCGGTTGTCCGTTCGTGAGCAGACGATGGGAGAGTCGATATGAAGATTGTGTGTTTTGGAGATAGCTTGACTGTAGGATTTCAATCTCCCACTCAGGAAGCCCCCTATTATCATGAAACGCCCTATGGAGATATGCTCCAACGTTGCTTTGGAAAACGTGCCACAGTGCTGACACGAGGTCACAATGGAGAATTAACGGGAGAGATGACAACTCGGTTTCCTCGGGACGTCCTTCGCGAAGTTCCGCACTCTGTCATTATCCTGGGGGGAACGAACGACCTAGGGATGAACATGGCTCCGTCAACTATTTTTGAGAATTTAACCTGGATGTATGATCAAGCGTCTCAGTCGGACATTCAGCCTGTGGCGGTCACGGTGCCTTCCTTGCGAGACGTAGGAGACCAGCAGAACCCAGAATTCCAAAAGCAGTATATTAACCCGAGGGTTGAACTGAATCGTCTGATCATGACCCACTGTCAGGCTCAAAGTCTGGCTTGTATCGACCTCTATTCCGCCACATTAGAGCCTGGCGGGACTCTTTTGCTGGCCCGCCAATATTCAAACGATGGTAT
The genomic region above belongs to Nitrospirales bacterium and contains:
- a CDS encoding OmpH family outer membrane protein, translating into MRRLSASMQPIRRITANIMTLLCLGILLFSSTSLALAKETSKIAIIDPQAVIEKSKAGSRALATLKEHAQARENVLKADQKELEDLQTELRKLQSTNDKSLKSKQEVFTRKFQDFQKRGQEYQQELGQKQKELVQEYMKKIEAATAVVAQRHGFTLVIDKGSETTLKIVLYAQRGLDITSEVVKEFDKRYK
- a CDS encoding GDSL-type esterase/lipase family protein; amino-acid sequence: MKIVCFGDSLTVGFQSPTQEAPYYHETPYGDMLQRCFGKRATVLTRGHNGELTGEMTTRFPRDVLREVPHSVIILGGTNDLGMNMAPSTIFENLTWMYDQASQSDIQPVAVTVPSLRDVGDQQNPEFQKQYINPRVELNRLIMTHCQAQSLACIDLYSATLEPGGTLLLARQYSNDGIHLSTKGYECFAGLVWDQVWAREYGIRSTVLE